From the Astatotilapia calliptera chromosome 6, fAstCal1.2, whole genome shotgun sequence genome, one window contains:
- the helt gene encoding hairy and enhancer of split-related protein helt, translated as MASKMKDRKRTPISHKVIEKRRRDRINRCLNELGKTVPMALAKQNSGKLEKAEILEMTVQYLRALHSADFPRGREKGELLAEFANYFHYGYHECMKNLVHYLTTEDRAETKDIKYARILAFLQSKSRVVTEPVFGSVGAMPEPSEYLSQLHSSPEHQNHSPSDSVYQQSPPGHFSWHSSARSPGISYPTVPLSAHTQQHGGYLSPVPGLDHHYFNFIGHTHANTFSLHNAQHAM; from the exons ATGGCATCTAAAATGAAAGACAGGAAG AGAACTCCAATCTCCCACAAAGTCATCGAGAAAAGAAGACGGGACCGCATTAATCGTTGCCTGAACGAACTGGGAAAAACAGTTCCAATGGCGTTGGCTAAACAG aattctggaaaaCTAGAGAAAGCTGAAATCTTGGAGATGACGGTCCAGTACCTGCGAGCGCTCCACTCAGCGGACTTTCCCCGCGGGAGAGAGAAAG GCGAACTACTTGCTGAATTTGCAAACTACTTCCACTACGGATACCACGAGTGTATGAAGAACTTGGTGCACTACCTGACCACAGAGGATAGAGCTGAAACCAAAGACATCAAGTACGCAAGGATCCTCGCCTTTTTACAATCAAAGTCCCGTGTGGTCACCGAGCCTGTGTTCGGCTCTGTCGGCGCGATGCCAGAACCGTCTGAATATCTCAGCCAGCTGCATTCCTCCCCGGAGCACCAAAACCACAGCCCCAGTGACTCCGTGTACCAACAGAGTCCACCGGGACACTTCTCGTGGCACAGCTCAGCCCGCAGTCCAGGCATCTCATACCCAACAGTGCCACTCTCTGCCCACACACAACAGCACGGTGGATACTTGTCGCCGGTACCGGGACTCGATCACCACTATTTCAACTTCATCGGGCACACGCACGCAAATACGTTTAGTTTGCACAATGCGCAACACGCCATGTAA